The DNA window CAGGGCTGGGATCCGGTGTCGTCGGGATCGACAGCGGCGGCAACTTCAGCGTGGCGTGGAAGGCCGATGGCACCTACTACGCGTGGGGGTTCGACGACCGCGGCTCGGTGAGCAACTCGCCGGGGTGCGACATCAGCCCGCAGGACGGGTGCCGGATGACCCCGGGCATGCTCGCGATTTCGGCGGGGCAGCAGCAGATCGTGGCGCTGCAGGCCGCCGCGTGAACACCGTGCGGTGCGCCGGGGACCGGCGCACCGCACCGCGTGGTTCAGTTCTGGTTGGACACCAGGTCGAGTGAGATCGTGTTGCCCGGCCCGGAAACCAGCGCGCCGAGCGCGAGATCGGCGATGAAGCAGTCCTTGAAGGACGGAATGGTGTAGCTGCCGGTCACCGTGATCTTGGGATCGGTGAACACGTCGACGTTCTTCGCGGACAGGTCGAGGTTGATCGGGCTGACCGTCTTGCAGCTGCTCGGTACCGTCGGCAGCGGGAAGATCGGCACGATCGGGCCAGCCCAGATGTCGCTGATCTCCATGTTGGCCTGCGCGTGGGTGTTCAGGTCGCCGTTCTTGAGCGTGCCGGTGACCTGGCCGACCGGGACCACCTTCACGGTGGCCTTGATCCGGAACAGCCCCGCCACCAACGAGATGTCGGCCTTCGAGGTGGGCAGCGACAGGTCGCCCCTGATCCCGAGGCTCGTCTCGGTCACGATGAGCGCTCCGTCGAGCTTGCCCGGCCCGAGCTTCATCGCGCTGCCGGTCTTCTTGACCACGGTCGACCCGGTCACCGCGAACGAAACCGGGAATTCGACCGGGTCGTCGGCGGCGGCGGGAACCGCGGCCAGCGCGCTGGTGGCGATCGTGGCCGCCGCGGTGAGCGCGGCCAGCCTGCCCATTCTCTTCCGGTTACCCTCGGTGCGGAGACGGCGTATCATCGCAATTCTCTCCTTCGGTTTTCTCGCCATTGAGACTTTCGGGGAGCGGAGCGGGCAAAATGCCAGGCAATTCGTGCTACCTCGGCACGAGATCGGTGATCACCCACGACGATCCGGCGCGTTCCAAGGTCACCGAAAGCTGCGAAGCCGCCGCTTCCGCGGAACCCTTGTCGGCCCTGGTCGCCGATTGGTCGAGAAACGCGAGCACGCGCGCGCGGTCACCGGTCAGCGAGGACACCGCGGATTCCACGACGCGGGAGGTGAGCACGAGCTTCTGCTGCGGGGCCAGTTCGCGCACGCGGGCGAAGAGCTGGTTGTAGGCGTCGAGCGCCTTGCCGCGCAACACCTCCTTCGCGGCCTGCTCGGTGACGCCGGTCTTGTCGTAGGAGTAGGAGAAGATCTTGTTGAGCGAGTTCGTCGCGGCGGCACTGACCTCTGCCGTCGTCGCGGCATCGAGCTGTGCCGTGTTGTCGGAGCCTTCGACGGTCTTCGCGGCGTGCGCCTCGACGAGGACCCAGCCGCCCGCGCCCGCGAGCACGAGCGCCACGGCGACGAGCAGTGCGGGCAGCTTCGGCAGCCGTGCCCACCACGAACGGGGCTCGTCCGCGATCGCCGTGTCGACCGGCTCGACCTCGACTTCGGTTTGCGTGCTCATGCCGCCCCCACCGGGATCGGGTCGAGCGCGCTGAGCTTCCAGCCGGCCGGGGTCCTGGTCAGCGCGACGGCGAACCGGTTGCGGTTGGTCGTCGGCGCCGTCCCGTCCTTCGCCACGGAGATCTCGACGGAGGCCAGCATCCGCGCGGTCCCGCTGTCCTTGTCGAGTTCGCTCACCGCGGCGTCGAGCACCTTGCCGGTGGCCACCCCGCCGTTGCCAGCCAGTGTCTTCTTGGTGGCTTCGTCGGTGGTGGCGAGCCGGTCGCGCAGCGCGCCGGTGGACTGCTCCAGCCACCTCGCGATGCCGCGGTCGACGTCGTGGTAGTCCAAAGTGGTCAGTTCGGCGATCTGGGTCCGCCCGGTTTCCAGCACCGCGGCCCGTGTCCTGGCGTAGTCGAGCCCGTTGTCCGTTCCCGCGTCGAACCAGGACCAACCCGCCCAGCCCGCGAATCCCGCGGCCGCCACGACGGCCGCGACCGCCGCGTAGAGCGGCCGCTTCGTCACTTCTTCAGCCACAGCATCTCCTCCAACGTCTTCGACACCCGCAGCGGCGGCCCGAGCAAACCGGAGCCGGGGACCGTCGCAGGTGGGACGCCGCCCTTCGGCGCGTTCTGCGCGCCGCGGACGAGGCTCGGGTCGCCGTGCGGCAGTGCGCACTTCGCGTTCAGGTTGAACGGGGCCGGCGATGTGTCGTACGGGCTGCGCCGTTGCGTCCCGCCATAGCCGGAGGTGCAGGGCGGCGGGTCGGCCCAGGTGAGCACGATGGACAGGTGCCCGGTGTCGTGCGAGATCGCGTTCGTCAGCTTGTCGACGGCCTGCGGCGTGAACGAGAACAGCTGCTCCAACCCGTTCATCCTGGTGTGGACCAGGTTCGAGGTGGTGAGCAGGTTGGCCAGCAGCACCGACAGCCCGGGGTTGGTGTCGCGCAGCAGCCCGGTGAGCTGGGTCGCGGCCTCGGGTGCGGCACCGATGAGCTTGCGCAGGTCGCCGTCCGACTTCGCCAGCTCGGCGGCGAACTTCTTCGCGTTGGAGCTGAAGGAACGCCACTCACCGGACGAGTCGACCTGCGTGCTCAGCACGGTCCTGCCGTCGTCGAGCAGCGAGGTCGTCTGCGGTAGGTGCTGCGACGCGGTCTTCGTGAACTCCGATGCCGAGTCGATCAGCTTCTGGAGATCGCCGCCGGTTCCGGTGAACGCGGTG is part of the Amycolatopsis sp. CA-230715 genome and encodes:
- a CDS encoding MCE family protein, whose product is MISVKVRVQVIAFVVIALVVVAFIGAKYAGLGRAFGGGYVVKLELAEGGGVFTNGEVTYRGVAVGRVGELRLTDAGMEADLLIDSSAPDIPVNSRAVVANRSAVGEQYVDLQPRTGDGPFLTDGATIPKESTAVPLPVQTLLGNLSAFTGSVPTGSLRTVVDELGTAFTGTGGDLQKLIDSASEFTKTASQHLPQTTSLLDDGRTVLSTQVDSSGEWRSFSSNAKKFAAELAKSDGDLRKLIGAAPEAATQLTGLLRDTNPGLSVLLANLLTTSNLVHTRMNGLEQLFSFTPQAVDKLTNAISHDTGHLSIVLTWADPPPCTSGYGGTQRRSPYDTSPAPFNLNAKCALPHGDPSLVRGAQNAPKGGVPPATVPGSGLLGPPLRVSKTLEEMLWLKK